One part of the Anopheles merus strain MAF chromosome 3L, AmerM5.1, whole genome shotgun sequence genome encodes these proteins:
- the LOC121600077 gene encoding methylosome subunit pICln isoform X1 produces MVTIGEAFTPTDGIIFSATDVKLKIGDSLIPSPGSLHLTVGSCIWSCEERNASISIPWPRVGVHAISSVPGEGLFMMLDVNIVWPGFYSGPPAENNGDAHPDEQGEDDEGHDSEISESAMTEMWLQPASREILDQMFSAMRECQSLNPGSDVSEDEDYMEAEEDELEEVGDMRNLQLDDEDKFADAEE; encoded by the exons ATGGTTACCATAGGGGAAGCATTTACGCCGACCGATGGGATCATTTTCTCCGCCACGGACGTGAAGCTGAAGATTGGCGACAGTTTGATACCGTCCCCGGGCTCGCTGCACCTGACCGTAGG TTCCTGCATATGGAGCTGCGAGGAAAGGAACGCCAGCATCAGCATCCCGTGGCCCCGGGTGGGCGTGCACGCCATCTCGTCCGTACCGGGGGAGGGTCTGTTCATGATGCTGGACGTCAACATCGTGTGGCCCGGGTTTTACAGCGGCCCGCCGGCCGAGAACAACGGCGACGCGCATCCGGACGAGCAGGGGGAGGACGACGAGGGCCACGATTCGGAGATATCCGAGTCGGCGATGACGGAGATGTGGCTGCAGCCGGCCAGCCGCGAGATTCTCGACCAGATGTTCAGTGCCATGCGGGAGTGCCAGAGCCTGAACCCGGGCTCGGACGTCAGCGAGGACGAGGACTACATGGAGGCGGAGGAGGACGAGCTGGAGGAGGTGGGCGATATGCGGAATCTGCAGCTCGATG ATGAGGACAAATTTGCTGACGCTGAGGAATAA
- the LOC121600077 gene encoding methylosome subunit pICln isoform X2, with amino-acid sequence MVTIGEAFTPTDGIIFSATDVKLKIGDSLIPSPGSLHLTVGSCIWSCEERNASISIPWPRVGVHAISSVPGEGLFMMLDVNIVWPGFYSGPPAENNGDAHPDEQGEDDEGHDSEISESAMTEMWLQPASREILDQMFSAMRECQSLNPGSDVSEDEDYMEAEEDELEEVGDMRNLQLDGE; translated from the exons ATGGTTACCATAGGGGAAGCATTTACGCCGACCGATGGGATCATTTTCTCCGCCACGGACGTGAAGCTGAAGATTGGCGACAGTTTGATACCGTCCCCGGGCTCGCTGCACCTGACCGTAGG TTCCTGCATATGGAGCTGCGAGGAAAGGAACGCCAGCATCAGCATCCCGTGGCCCCGGGTGGGCGTGCACGCCATCTCGTCCGTACCGGGGGAGGGTCTGTTCATGATGCTGGACGTCAACATCGTGTGGCCCGGGTTTTACAGCGGCCCGCCGGCCGAGAACAACGGCGACGCGCATCCGGACGAGCAGGGGGAGGACGACGAGGGCCACGATTCGGAGATATCCGAGTCGGCGATGACGGAGATGTGGCTGCAGCCGGCCAGCCGCGAGATTCTCGACCAGATGTTCAGTGCCATGCGGGAGTGCCAGAGCCTGAACCCGGGCTCGGACGTCAGCGAGGACGAGGACTACATGGAGGCGGAGGAGGACGAGCTGGAGGAGGTGGGCGATATGCGGAATCTGCAGCTCGATGGTGAGTGA
- the LOC121600076 gene encoding origin recognition complex subunit 6: MATGDNKLLLQLVQKLGLAHYESLAPKATELQRLLEIRSSSGMMSSLGDYAKATICIDLASSLLGLPFDTDTAMKLSGLRKTAYANGRRTLEKVLDINKTLGIGEICVQVGVTQVQQEAAALLEAYKQYAGQGGAGIDFSHPQYATMAVFQACKRQKVKPPKTKLLPFSHLKPAQWSMLEKNWEKFLATGAADMGPKGANTKGVVVKELAARGGEEQANGGGSSAARKHASPEKIEPYQSWKKRMLEKAYRELELQRGSG; encoded by the exons ATGGCCACCGGCGATAATAAACTGTTGCTTCAGCTTGTTCAAAAGCTAGGCCTCGCCCACTATGAGTCCCTTGCGCC TAAAGCGACGGAACTGCAGCGCCTGCTGGAGATACGCTCGTCCAGCGGCATGATGAGCAGCCTGGGCGACTACGCCAAGGCAACGATCTGTATCGACCTTGCCTCCAGCCTGCTCGGACTGCCGTTCGACACCGACACGGCGATGAAGCTGTCCGGCCTGAGGAAAACGGCGTACGCGAACGGGCGCCGCACGCTGGAGAAGGTGCTGGACATCAACAAAACGCTCGGCATCGGGGAGATTTGTGTGCAGGTGGGCGTTACCCAGGTGCAGCAGGAAGCGGCCGCACTGCTCGAAGCGTACAAGCAGTACGCCGGACAGGGCGGCGCCGGGATCGATTTTAGCCACCCGCAGTACGCGACGATGGCCGTGTTTCAGGCGTGCAAGCGGCAGAAGGTGAAACCGCCCAAAACGAAGCTGCTACCGTTCAGCCATCTCAAGCCGGCCCAGTGGAGCATGCTGGAGAAGAACTGGGAGAAGTTTCTCGCCACCGGTGCGGCCGATATGGGACCGAAGGGGGCGAACACCAAGGGCGTTGTGGTGAAGGAGCTGGCAGCAAGGGGCGGAGAAGAGCAGGCCAATGGTGGTGGGAGCAGTGCGGCACGGAAGCACGCGAGTCCGGAAAAGATCGAACCGTACCAGAGCTGGAAGAAGCGGATGCTCGAGAAGGCGTACCGGGAGCTGGAGCTGCAACGGGGCAGTGGGTGA
- the LOC121599093 gene encoding longitudinals lacking protein-like gives MADQQQYFLKWNDFQTNMVTSFRHLRNEKSFTDVTLACEGQTCKAHKMVLSACSPYFKSLLEENPSKHPIIILKDVSYNHLQAILEFMYAGEVNVSQEQLPTFLKTADRLKVKGLAETPTNIKREG, from the exons ATGGCCGATCAACAACAGTACTTCCTCAAGTGGAATGACTTCCAGACGAATATGGTGACATCATTCCGTCATCTACGGAACGAGAAAAGCTTTACAGAT GTGACACTAGCGTGTGAAGGACAGACGTGCAAAGCTCACAAGATGGTCCTGTCGGCCTGTAGTCCATATTTCAAATCACTGCTGGAG gaAAATCCCTCCAAACACCCGATCATCATCCTGAAAGACGTGTCCTACAACCATCTGCAGGCGATCCTCGAGTTTATGTACGCGGGCGAGGTGAACGTGTCGCAGGAGCAGCTCCCAACGTTCCTCAAGACCGCCGACCGACTGAAAGTGAAGGGGCTGGCGGAAACGCCGACAAATATCAAGCGGGAAGGTTGA
- the LOC121599092 gene encoding ATP synthase lipid-binding protein, mitochondrial-like, with protein sequence MFISTAARVSPIARKLALGGANMHIRPICSIMAIAKQPPTGRNTTTSVGLLPSIRSFQTGTAARDIDSAAKFIGAGAATVGVAGSGAGIGTVFGSLIVGYARNPSLKQQLFSYAILGFALSEAMGLFCLMMAFLLLFAF encoded by the exons atgttTATCTCGACGGCAGCTCGCGTGAGTCCGATTGCACGGAAGTTG GCCCTTGGTGGAGCAAATATGCACATCCGGCCGATCTGTAGCATCATGGCAATAGCGAAACAGCCTCCAACTGGCCGCAACACCACAACTTCCGTAGGTTTGTTGCCATCAATCCGTTCGTTCCAAACTGGCACAGCAGCCCGGGACATTGATTCTGCGGCCAAGTTCATCGGGGCCGGCGCTGCCACGGTTGGTGTCGCTGGATCGG GTGCCGGGATTGGAACCGTGTTTGGATCGCTGATTGTCGGTTATGCGCGCAATCCGTCCCTGAAGCAGCAGCTCTTCTCGTACGCTATTCTGGGATTTGCCCTGTCCGAAGCGATGGGGCTGTTCTGTCTCATGATGGCGTTTCTGTTACTGTTTGCATTTTGA